Within Ignavibacteriota bacterium, the genomic segment CGCGTAATTCCAACGGCCGAGGGCGGCGTCCTCCGCAATGTCAGTGATATCGTCGTCGATGTGCAGGGCGACGGCGAGGTGCCGGGCGACGCCGTCGAGAAGTTCCGCGGTGCCGCGCTGCCGGTGTATGGCGCAGGTCGCGTGGATGCCGATGCGCAGCACGCCGTCGATGCGCTCATACGCATCGCAGAGTGCGCGCGGACGGAAGTGCGCGCTGCGCTGCAACGCGGTGGCCGTGAGAAGCGCCGCCGAAGTGCCCGTGATCGCGGTCCGATACGTGTCCCAGACAGCGTCATTCGACGGGAATACGGATTGATATGCCCGCTGCGCTTCCATGAGGAAGTGGTTTGCGGCGAAGACGAGACCTGGACTCGTCGCCTGCGCGTCGTACACGTCGTCCTGCATGCGGAACGCCATAAAAAGACAGAACTGTCCCCAGAGCGCTTCATCCACCGTGGCGCGTTTCCGGTCGGCACGTCCCTTTGTCCACGCCTGTTGGGCGAGCAGTGGGATTGAAAGCCAGTAGGGACGGCCGGACTGCGTGGCGGCATCGTGCAGGGAACCGCCGAATTCAGGTTCCAATGCCTTGATGACATTACGCAGGGATGTGGCGATCCCCGCGAAGGGTCCGCGCAGGGCGTGGTAACAGCGATCGATAAGATTCATGAGGAAAAAGTCCGGCGGCGGGTGTGCCGCCGCCGGGTTCCAGTTGAGGGTAGGTGGTTCACGCGAGAGCCCGCGTGATCACTCACGGTGTTTTAGGTGGTTTCGTCGGGGGATTGGGACCCTTCGGCAATCCCGGGCGCGGCGGGTGCGCATCACCGAGTCCACGCATCCATTTCTTCAGAGTGTCGGGCTGGCTCCAAGGTGGAATCGGCCCCTTGACCCCTATCCCTGCCAGCAGGTTCTTGCTGAGTTTCGTCAGCGAAAACATGAAGCGCATGGTGCTGATGCCCTCATCGCCAAGGCCCGCAACTTCGGCGCTGACAACCGCGAGTTCATCTGGTGTGAAGGTCATTTTCTCTTTTTTCACAGCGGAAGGAACGCTCTTCAACAGGCGTTCGAAGAACGTTGGATCCTCGAAACACTTCGCAAGGATCCGTGATATCGCATCCGAACCCCACGGTGAGCTGGGTTTTTTCTGAGGCATGGCAGTATCCTCGAGTAGCTGTGATGTGTGCGTGAGTGAGATCCGACCGTTGTGTCAGAGTGTGTCGACCCAGGCGGTGAAGGCCTCTGTCTGACTCCAAGGCGGAGGAAGTGTTCCGCTGAGATACACATTGTTCACACCGATCTGGTTCAGACAGTTTGCCCGGAACATAAAGCGCAAGCCCGCCCTCTGAAACGGATCCTGTGCGGAGAGAAATTGTTCAAGTTCGCCAACCTGCGGCTGGGTTATTGGTATACCCTCGCCGTTCAGAAACGGCTCCAAGTTCCCGCCCAGATTCACGTACATCTGGTCGATGAACGTCGGATCACTGTAACACCTTTGGAAAAGCAACTGCATCGGATCCATCGGACCTCCTGAGTTAGTGCGGCCGCAGGACACGCAGCAAGCCGCGGTGTGGAATGGTGGGTTTCAGATGTGCTGTGTATGAGTGTGTCCGCAATACTGCCTGTGCATTCGGATTTCTCATCGATCAGAATTGACATATCTGCGATGAGCAAGCTCCACTGCTGCAAAACTCAGAGAATCGAGATCGAAGAAACGACGGTAGTGGACTTCGGCCAGTTCGACCCGACCGGCACTCTTGTGCAGCTCGGCGAGAAGCAACTGCACACGCGGGGCGTTCGGCGCCAGATGCGCGGCTTTTTCAAGTTCCTTCTGTGCCTCCGCGGTGTTCCCGAGCTTCATCAGTGCTTCCCCCAGAATCATTCGATGCCACCAGTAATCCGGCGCGACGGTGACGGCCCGACGAGCGAGTACCACGGCATCGGCGACATCCCCGATCGCCAAATACAGCCGTGCCGCGATAATACAACCAAAATCCTCGGCGTAGCCGCGTTCGAGACAGATGTCGATGCCGCGCTTTTCAAACTCGGCGGCTGAGTCGAGCTGACGCTCGCGCCGATACAGGGCGGCCCGCATCGCCCACGAAAGATGATATGTCTTTGCGAGCGACCACGTCTCCCGCAGCAGCGCGTGCGCCTCCTTCTCCTTTCCGAGGTTCATCAGGCATGCAGCCGCGGTCTGGTACACCGGGGCGTATGCCCATCGCGCGCGCACACTCGGCATGACATCCTCGAGCGCCCCGCCGTAATCCCCGGTTTCGAAACGCAGCTCGGCAAGATTCAGCAAGAGAATAAAATTGCCTGGTGAAATCTGCAGTGCAAGCTGCAGTGAACGCAACTGTTCGGGCTGGTCGCCACGCAGCACGGCGCCGATGTAGCGGATCATGACATGTTCGAAGGGATTGGCATCTCCTCGTTGCCTCAGCAGAATGTCATACTGACGCTGCATCTCTTTCACGTTGGGTGTGCCATGCAGATGTGAAATGTACCAGATGCGCGCAGCGATGAACGTCGAATCGTTCGCAAGTGCCTCTTCGAGCTGCTCGCCCGCGGCCTCACCGCGATAGATCACCTCACGCGCGGACAGGAACGCCTTCAAGGCGGCCATCGGACGTTTGCCTCGCATGCTGATCCACGCGGCAAAACTCGAATCGGCCTTGAGCTTTTCGTTCAGCGCAAGGTAGTCGACAATCGCCCCCGCATATTTCCTCAGAGGATCATACAGAGCATCCTCGCCTTTTACGTTTGCGCGGGGTACCGCATGCAGCACGGCGCCGTTGCGGTCCACGAGACTGCATTGCATAGTATACTGGCTGTCCCGCCGCTGTATCGAACCTGTGATGAGGTGCGTGATGCCACGTCCGGCGAGCAGCGTCTGTGTGGCCTTGCTGTGCAGATCCACGCTGCTGGATGCTCCCACTGCGCCGAGTGTCGTATTGAGACTCAGGGGATCCTCGATTGTGATGCCCGGCGTGCCGGTCAGGGCATCCGCGAGGATGTATTGGACCGTCCCTGCAAGAGCGGAGTCATCACCGAGCGGCGAGATGACTGTGAAGGGGAGTACCGCTATATGCAGTTCACCCGAGCCCTCCGGCGGCATACCGGGCCGCCAGTAGAAATACGCGGCCGCGACTGCGAGCAGCACGAGGGCGCCTGCCGC encodes:
- a CDS encoding protein kinase — its product is MDTTQHHSGIIAARYRIIEKLGEGGMGVVYKAEDVTLGRPVALKFLHRELSADTRARARFLTEARTASTLEHPNICSVHEIGETDDGSLFIAMGYLEGESLRNTLQRGPLEHERAMEIMRQLARALRTAHLHGIVHGDIKPDNIFLLPDGSVKVLDFGLARFMHMRETLEGQTAGTLAYMAPEVLRNEEADGRADIWSIGVVLYEMLAGALPFPGRFPAAMSYSILNEPHPDPRTLSPRIREEICALIDLCLRKRPEDRPEDLTDPIRGVEETRSTAPPARPQRRRRIIAAGALVLLAVAAAYFYWRPGMPPEGSGELHIAVLPFTVISPLGDDSALAGTVQYILADALTGTPGITIEDPLSLNTTLGAVGASSSVDLHSKATQTLLAGRGITHLITGSIQRRDSQYTMQCSLVDRNGAVLHAVPRANVKGEDALYDPLRKYAGAIVDYLALNEKLKADSSFAAWISMRGKRPMAALKAFLSAREVIYRGEAAGEQLEEALANDSTFIAARIWYISHLHGTPNVKEMQRQYDILLRQRGDANPFEHVMIRYIGAVLRGDQPEQLRSLQLALQISPGNFILLLNLAELRFETGDYGGALEDVMPSVRARWAYAPVYQTAAACLMNLGKEKEAHALLRETWSLAKTYHLSWAMRAALYRRERQLDSAAEFEKRGIDICLERGYAEDFGCIIAARLYLAIGDVADAVVLARRAVTVAPDYWWHRMILGEALMKLGNTAEAQKELEKAAHLAPNAPRVQLLLAELHKSAGRVELAEVHYRRFFDLDSLSFAAVELAHRRYVNSDR